The following are from one region of the Terriglobia bacterium genome:
- a CDS encoding ABC transporter permease — translation MRSQADGFSDVLGYTLSLAGMEHQGKVEPVIYSYVSANFFQALGLKPAVGRLIYGAETEKRGAENVVVLGNAYWKKRFNGDPSIVGQQVKMNGHSVTVIGVAPEGFHGTYALVDMQAYLPFGMRTLWLTGNKDDYWNKRNDGDVKILGILKPGVSRQQAQVSANVVAQRLNQQFPETHKGNTYHLYPERLARPDPDPSNGMLIVGILFMVLAGMVLLLACSNVANIVLVRATARERELAVRTALGAARSRIVRQLLTESLLLAVMGALLGTLVGVWATRLISSIRIEVSDIPIRFDFSFDWRVFSFGLAIALITGLLVGLAPAWRAARSDFNTVLHEGSRGILGSGKSKVRNVLVVAQVAVSLVLLVVAGLFVRSSQNAEHTYLGFDPHNVLNLTMETRTIGFDQPRAEQFFREMEDRVRVLPGVESVSVAASVPMGYSNEASHVFPEGQTQASKEAAPSAFFNVVDPAYFPTMRIPLLRGRIFTDQDTAKTPRVAVVSEAMANKLWPGQDPVGKRFSDTAPSGPFLEVVGIIKQGKYTDPVDTTTMYYYQPIAQNFRSFVTLQLRTAASPEALISAVEQQIHSLAPGLPVTDVQTMEQSLGGVNGFFLFRMGSRFTVVLGLLGLVLAVVGVYSVISYAASQKTHEIGVRMALGAGRGDILKMVLRQGFVLVGAGLIAGLVLTFVAARGIVSLLVGVSPSDPITLISVALLLAAVGLVASYIPARRAMNVEPLRALKYE, via the coding sequence ATTCGCAGCCAGGCCGATGGATTCTCTGACGTTCTTGGCTACACGCTAAGTCTCGCCGGCATGGAGCATCAAGGCAAAGTTGAGCCCGTTATTTACAGCTACGTGAGTGCTAACTTTTTCCAGGCCCTTGGCCTCAAGCCCGCCGTGGGACGATTGATCTACGGCGCGGAAACGGAAAAACGCGGCGCAGAGAATGTCGTGGTGCTGGGCAACGCCTATTGGAAAAAGCGTTTCAATGGCGATCCTTCTATCGTGGGCCAGCAGGTAAAAATGAACGGCCACTCCGTCACCGTGATTGGCGTTGCGCCGGAAGGCTTCCATGGGACCTATGCCTTGGTGGACATGCAGGCTTACCTGCCCTTCGGCATGCGGACCTTGTGGCTCACCGGCAACAAAGACGACTACTGGAACAAGCGGAATGATGGCGACGTAAAAATTCTTGGCATATTAAAACCCGGCGTCTCGCGGCAACAGGCACAGGTTTCAGCGAACGTAGTGGCGCAGCGGCTCAATCAGCAATTTCCGGAAACGCACAAAGGCAACACTTACCATCTTTATCCGGAAAGGCTGGCGCGGCCCGATCCCGATCCTTCCAACGGCATGCTGATCGTCGGCATATTGTTCATGGTTCTGGCCGGAATGGTGCTGCTGCTGGCCTGCTCCAACGTCGCCAATATTGTTCTGGTGCGCGCCACCGCGCGTGAACGCGAGCTTGCTGTGCGCACAGCTCTAGGCGCGGCGCGCAGCCGCATTGTCCGCCAGTTGCTCACGGAAAGCCTGCTGCTGGCAGTGATGGGCGCCCTGCTTGGGACCTTGGTCGGTGTGTGGGCCACGCGTTTGATCAGCTCTATTCGCATTGAAGTCTCTGACATTCCCATCCGCTTTGATTTCAGTTTTGACTGGCGCGTCTTCAGCTTTGGTCTTGCCATCGCTCTTATCACCGGTTTGCTGGTGGGTCTGGCTCCCGCATGGCGCGCTGCCCGGTCCGATTTCAACACGGTCTTGCATGAAGGCAGCCGTGGCATTCTGGGCTCCGGCAAATCTAAAGTCCGCAACGTGCTTGTTGTCGCACAGGTTGCCGTCTCATTAGTGTTGCTCGTTGTCGCCGGTCTTTTTGTTCGCAGCAGCCAGAACGCTGAACATACTTATCTCGGCTTTGATCCGCACAACGTTCTCAACCTCACCATGGAAACGCGCACCATCGGCTTTGACCAGCCGCGTGCCGAGCAGTTTTTCCGCGAGATGGAAGACCGCGTCCGCGTGCTGCCCGGTGTCGAGTCCGTAAGCGTGGCCGCAAGCGTTCCCATGGGATACTCCAATGAAGCCAGCCATGTATTTCCCGAAGGCCAAACGCAAGCCAGCAAGGAAGCCGCGCCTTCAGCCTTCTTCAACGTAGTGGATCCCGCGTATTTCCCCACCATGCGCATTCCACTGCTGCGCGGACGGATCTTCACCGATCAGGACACCGCCAAGACTCCCAGGGTTGCGGTGGTCAGTGAAGCTATGGCCAACAAGCTTTGGCCCGGTCAGGACCCAGTAGGCAAGCGCTTCAGTGACACTGCTCCATCCGGCCCGTTCCTTGAAGTTGTGGGCATCATCAAACAGGGCAAGTACACCGATCCTGTTGACACCACCACGATGTATTACTACCAACCCATCGCGCAGAACTTCCGCTCGTTTGTAACGCTGCAACTGCGCACCGCCGCTTCGCCGGAAGCACTGATTTCAGCAGTAGAGCAGCAGATCCACAGCCTTGCCCCCGGCCTTCCCGTGACCGATGTGCAAACCATGGAGCAGTCGCTGGGCGGCGTCAACGGATTCTTTCTCTTCCGCATGGGCAGCCGCTTTACCGTAGTTCTTGGACTGCTCGGCCTCGTACTGGCGGTGGTGGGCGTTTATAGCGTCATTTCTTATGCGGCATCGCAGAAGACACATGAAATCGGCGTGCGCATGGCGCTGGGCGCAGGCCGTGGTGACATATTAAAGATGGTGCTGCGCCAGGGCTTTGTTTTGGTCGGCGCAGGCCTGATTGCCGGCCTGGTGCTCACCTTTGTTGCCGCCCGCGGAATCGTGTCATTGCTCGTCGGCGTTTCGCCGTCTGATCCCATCACGCTGATCTCTGTCGCGT